In Papaver somniferum cultivar HN1 chromosome 1, ASM357369v1, whole genome shotgun sequence, a genomic segment contains:
- the LOC113282382 gene encoding histone acetyltransferase of the MYST family 1-like: MESSTSSKIRTKTQKGKPSEDILPGNVLNCRRIKDGNFHLAKIIQKRNLIGGGVGDFEYYVNYIDLNRRNDEWVKFERFDLKSLKPDIEPVEPEELAGVRTVECIELRRHEIKTWYSSPIPLEFEDCRRLHVCEFCFTFKNSRSQLKKHKKDCQIRDPPGHEIYRDGNLSVFQIDGATNTEYCDNLSYLAKMFLDIKGNLGRTENKMFYVLIVHDDLGYDMVAYFSKVKLVMESYNVSRILTLPPYQRRGYGTFLIGLAHEIAKWEKVKMGGVKSQLSDLALSCYRKYWNRVLLRVLKQHKGGPLSILDLSEKTAIHPEDVTVTLKQLNLLELDRENRRYNVITDAVSLARHDIYSTETEIVDFPDYTKNLDSYFDPCPDFDAAKMITWLHPQTEEEED; this comes from the exons ATGGAGTCATCAACATCTTCGAAAATAAGAACCAAAACCCAGAAAGGTAAACCCAGCGAAGACATTCTTCCCGGCAATGTTCTCAACTGTCGTCGAATCAAAGATGGGAATTTTCATCTCGCCAAGATCATTCAGAAGAGGAATTTGATCGGTGGAGGTGTTGGTGATTTCGAGTATTATGTTAATTACATCGATT TAAATAGGAGGAATGATGAATGGGTGAAATTTGAACGATTCGATCTAAAATCTTTAAAGCCTGATATTGAACCAGTTGAACCTGAAGAGCTTGCAGGAGTGAGAACTGTTGAGTGCATAGAGCTGCGAAGGCATGAGATTAAAACATGGTATTCTTCCCCTATTCCGTTAGAATTTGAAGACTGTCGAAGGTTGCACGTTTGTGAGTTTTGTTTTACATTTAAGAACTCTAGATCGCAGCTTAAAAAGCATAAG AAAGATTGTCAAATAAGGGACCCCCCTGGTCACGAGATCTATCGAGATGGAAATTTATCAGTTTTTCAG ATTGATGGAGCAACCAATACTGAGTACTGTGATAATCTGAGCTATCTAGCTAAGATGTTTCTCGATATCAAGGGCAATTTAGGAAGAACTGAAAACAAAATGTTCTACGTTCTAATTGTCCATGATGATCTAGGATATGACATGGTTGCATATTTTTCAAAG GTAAAACTTGTAATGGAATCTTACAATGTTTCTCGCATTCTAACTCTTCCTCCGTATCAAAGACGGGGCTATGGGACCTTTCTAATTGGACTTG CTCATGAAATTGCAAAGTGGGAAAAAGTCAAAATGGGCGGTGTAAAGTCGCAGCTTTCAGACCTTGCGCTATCTTGTTACCGAAAGTACTGGAATAGGGTCCTTCTAAGAGTACTGAAACAGCATAAAGGCGGTCCTCTCTCGATTCTG GACCTAAGTGAAAAGACTGCAATACACCCCGAAGATGTTACAGTCACACTTAAACAGCTGAATCTGCTAGAGCTTGACAGAGAGAATCGTAGATACAATGTCATTACAGATGCTGTGAGCCTTGCAAGGCATGATATCTACTCGACAGAAACCGAGATCGTTGATTTTCCTGATTATACCAAGAACCTTGACAGTTATTTTGATCCGTGTCCTGACTTTGATGCTGCGAAGATGATAACATGGCTTCATCCTCaaaccgaagaagaagaagattga